One genomic segment of Ctenopharyngodon idella isolate HZGC_01 chromosome 7, HZGC01, whole genome shotgun sequence includes these proteins:
- the ovol1a gene encoding putative transcription factor Ovo-like 1a, giving the protein MPRAFLVKKTGNSPGKRNWSDLPDHERGDIYIPVSMSPVALREETEASPAEVALCLSTRKDHSIYTYNQMYTDDPGAVVPAAELPSCTALGQSPETEHIRSAHNNTYVRTKIKVTTGELPIEVPPIVPSITTSPPVPVATPCSPPVTKSSAVHSGGSTYVCQVCQKVFQFQRMLNRHLKCHSDQKRHLCDFCGKGFNDTFDLKRHVRTHTGVRPYKCDLCEKAFTQRCSLESHMKKIHGVTQQYAYKERRSKLYVCEECGHTASTQDALLRHLHNEHPNSVLLRAKGTRRLSPTVNASRDDSSQPGSPLSHNSDDTVGSGGR; this is encoded by the exons ATGCCACGAGCTTTCCTGGTGAAGAAGACGGGAAATTCACCCGGCAAGAGAAACTGGAGCGATCTACCGGATCATGAACGCGGTGATATTTATATTCCAG TCTCCATGTCTCCCGTTGCTCTGCGAGAGGAGACCGAAGCCAGTCCGGCAGAGGTGGCGCTGTGCCTGTCCACTCGCAAGGACCACAGCATCTACACGTACAACCAGATGTACACCGATGACCCTGGTGCAGTGGTTCCTGCCGCTGagctcccatcatgcactgctcTAGGCCAGAGTCCAGAGACCGAGCACATCCGAAGCGCACACAACAATACATATGTGCGCACTAAAATAAAG GTCACCACAGGTGAGCTCCCCATAGAGGTCCCACCCATTGTCCCTAGTATAACTACAAGTCCACCTGTTCCTGTAGCGACACCTTGCTCCCCTCCTGTCACTAAGTCGTCTGCAGTGCACTCGGGTGGTAGTACCTATGTTTGCCAGGTGTGTCAAAAAGTTTTCCAGTTCCAGCGTATGCTAAACAGACACCTGAAATGTCACAGTGACCAGAAGAGACACTTGTGCGACTTTTGCGGAAAGGGCTTCAACGATACCTTCGATCTCAAGAGGCATGTCCGCACACACACAG GTGTTCGTCCATACAAGTGCGATCTCTGTGAGAAGGCCTTCACCCAGCGCTGCTCTCTGGAGTCCCACATGAAGAAGATTCACGGTGTCACGCAGCAGTACGCTTACAAGGAGCGCCGCAGCAAGCTGTACGTCTGTGAAGAGTGTGGCCATACTGCGTCTACCCAGGATGCACTGCTGCGTCACCTCCACAATGAACACCCAAACAGTGTCCTCCTGCGGGCCAAGGGGACACGAAGACTGTCGCCAACAGTGAACGCTTCCAGAGACGACAGCTCCCAACCTGGTTCCCCTCTGTCTCATAACAGCGATGATACTGTAGGGTCAGGAGGGAGGTAG
- the LOC127515566 gene encoding erythroid membrane-associated protein, translating into MLTSHPKVKRVQEYAVDVTLDSNTAHPRLILSEDKKKVWCGEKQQHVPNNRERFDRVVCVLGREGFSGGRHYWEVEVDGKTDWDLGVASHSSNRKGKITVNPSNGYWFLSLRDRNNYAFRTEPSTALPLSLKPQKIGLFVDYEKGQVSFYNVDAKMHIYTFMDNFSETIYPFFSPCTNKTGDNDAPLVITPVLLD; encoded by the exons ATGCTGACATCACACCCAA AAGTGAAGAGAGTACAGGAATATGCAG TGGATGTGACCCTGGACTCCAACACTGCTCATCCACGTCTCATTCTATCAGAAGACAAGAAGAAGGTGTGGTGCGGTGAAAAGCAGCAACATGTCCCCAACAACCGTGAGCGCTTTGACCGTGTAGTCTGTGTTCTGGGGCGTGAGGGCTTCAGCGGTGGCCGACACTACTGGGAGGTAGAAGTAGATGGAAAGACCGACTGGGACCTGGGGGTGGCAAGTCATTCCAGCAACAGGAAAGGAAAGATCACAGTCAACCCCAGCAACGGCTACTGGTTTCTTAGCTTGCGGGACAGGAACAACTATGCCTTCAGGACTGAGCCTTCCACTGCCCTACCCCTCAGCCTGAAACCTCAGAAGATAGGGCTGTTTGTGGACTACGAAAAAGGCCAAGTGTCATTTTATAATGTGGACGCAAAGATGCACATCTACACATTTATGGACAACTTCTCTGAGACCATTTATCCGTTCTTCAGTCCCTGTACCAACAAAACAGGCGATAATGATGCTCCGTTGGTGATCACACCTGTACTTCTTGACTGA
- the LOC127515565 gene encoding E3 ubiquitin-protein ligase TRIM47-like, with product MPFSRSFLSEEQLLCSICLDVFDNPVSAPCGHSFCMACIRHYWDTAKHCQCPLCKQTFKRRPDLHINRTLREITEQFKHMMANPGDSGGVGAGGEAEEGERTQEKVDGAHKPGHLPGLLLNEMKQRLSRHKVHSNSQACHEERGSEQTPNSNTNGTQPPVIDRQLSLRRYTLSGAADAMKVPLCPKHHRNLELFCLSDLECICIECGQTEHQSHNITCAEKEWNSNKRQRYRR from the exons ATGCCATTCTCACGCAGCTTCCTGTCTGAAGAGCAGCTGCTGTGTTCCATCTGCTTAGATGTGTTTGACAATCCGGTGTCCGCACCATGCGGCCACAGCTTCTGCATGGCCTGCATCAGGCATTACTGGGACACAGCGAAGCACTGCCAGTGCCCCCTCTGCAAGCAGACCTTCAAGAGAAGGCCCGATCTCCACATTAATCGGACTCTACGTGAGATCACCGAACAGTTTAAGCATATGATGGCAAACCCAGGGGACTCTGGGGGGGTCGGAGCAGGTGGAGAGGCTGAGGAAGGGGAAAGAACACAAGAAAAAGTGGATGGGGCACACAAGCCAGGCCATCTTCCAGGTCTTCTTCTTAACGAAATGAAGCAAAGATTATCACGGCACAAGGTACACAGCAATTCTCAGGCATGTCATGAGGAAAGAGGGTCTGAACAAACACCAAACTCAAATACTAATGGCACCCAGCCTCCTGTTATTGACAGACAGTTGTCCCTGCGAAGGTATACCCTGAGTGGGGCAGCAGATGCCATGAAAGTGCCCCTTTGTCCAAAACATCACCGTAACCTGGAACTGTTCTGCTTGTCTGATCTGGAATGTATTTGTATTGAGTGTGGACAAACCGAACACCAATCACACAACATCACATGTGCCGAGAAAGAGTGGAACAGTAATAAG AGACAGAGATACAGGAGATGA